In a single window of the Planctomycetia bacterium genome:
- a CDS encoding FHA domain-containing protein: MALVVCCPCGNPLDCDQLDLVVTVNCPLCKKELTLELEDSAGRSSRAVLTVMEGPFWVGEQFIMPVGHELRIGKAIGNWLALDAEGLSQIHCRLNLGENGTVILEDAKSESGTWINKQRIERGKLGTKQSFRAGEFRFRLDIQSSDGTTVVAAPGAAMPLDESAFLPVMREVKDRRNPLRWFSINRFMIARSFMTAFAILMGLFHLFEIHRTSDSSRPWLVGIAYGVGIAGIFLLSGRRVALAHKHLKYGSLAVLVLFAILDLAWSMPVPAIAGFAMAACVTVLILRIPGGALALIGTTVGVCSVTILVTGLAMTAGSSFSTP, translated from the coding sequence ATGGCGCTCGTCGTTTGCTGCCCTTGTGGCAATCCGCTTGATTGTGACCAGCTCGACCTTGTTGTGACGGTCAATTGCCCGCTTTGCAAGAAGGAGTTAACGCTGGAGCTGGAAGATTCCGCGGGCCGATCGAGCCGGGCGGTTCTGACGGTGATGGAGGGGCCGTTCTGGGTGGGCGAGCAGTTTATCATGCCGGTCGGGCACGAATTGCGCATCGGCAAGGCGATCGGAAACTGGCTGGCATTGGATGCCGAGGGGCTTTCGCAGATTCACTGCCGGCTGAATTTGGGGGAAAACGGCACGGTTATTCTGGAAGACGCCAAGAGCGAATCGGGCACGTGGATCAATAAGCAGCGGATCGAGCGGGGGAAGCTGGGGACGAAGCAGTCGTTTCGGGCGGGCGAATTTCGATTTCGGCTGGACATCCAATCTTCTGACGGAACGACGGTGGTGGCGGCGCCCGGCGCGGCGATGCCGCTGGACGAGTCGGCGTTTCTGCCGGTCATGCGCGAGGTGAAGGACCGGCGGAATCCGCTACGGTGGTTCAGCATCAACCGGTTCATGATTGCCCGATCGTTCATGACGGCGTTCGCGATCTTGATGGGTTTGTTTCACCTTTTTGAGATACATCGGACTTCGGATTCATCGCGACCGTGGCTGGTGGGAATCGCGTATGGCGTGGGCATCGCGGGCATCTTTCTCCTGTCGGGCCGTCGCGTGGCGCTGGCGCACAAGCACCTGAAATATGGATCGCTTGCGGTGCTGGTGCTGTTTGCGATTCTCGATCTGGCGTGGTCGATGCCTGTGCCGGCGATCGCGGGTTTCGCGATGGCGGCGTGCGTGACGGTGTTGATATTGCGGATTCCCGGCGGGGCACTGGCGCTGATCGGGACGACGGTTGGAGTGTGCTCGGTCACGATTCTGGTGACGGGGCTGGCAATGACTGCGGGCAGTTCATTCTCAACGCCGTGA
- a CDS encoding adenylyltransferase/cytidyltransferase family protein, with protein sequence MNHDSPSSSPPPTTDFRRKIVSIDFLKAAIDAARMSPADRPGAPIFVQCHGCFDIVHPGHIRYLQFAKSQGSVLIVSITGDAAIDKGSVRPYIPQELRAENLAALEIVDYVVIDPNPTASKLLATVKPDIYVKGEEYAVSRDPRFLDEKKVVESYGGRVLFSSGQVVFSSTRLGEGMERSAGDRDELADARLGHMCRRHHISSVQLVTTLEAMRGKRVVILGDLAIEEYVLCDAKGLAGESPMMSLTELDRREHLGAAAILAAQCAALGASPVLITVLGRDESSTRAVKQLEDRGVTILAAARRDELPRRTRFLVDDQKMLKLDRGAPRPLDSAGQRRVIDLALTAAGPIDLALYYNAGYGLFSSGLLEQLGVQLRERAPILAGMAAEPNGSLLHMTNADLLHVSERRLRSATADYAGGLSSSAYDLMAATSAAGLIVTLGKRGLVTFDRPTHDRTDPAWIDRLLSEHFPSFASHVVDRLGAAECQLAVAALARAGGATLMQSAYLAQAVAALQVVRQGPLEVSLDQLENWLRRRPELADPAASDARSGTPREDDHRAAPSANRRVAQEAKQSGRAHGAKRINPATTQEPAPLP encoded by the coding sequence ATGAATCACGACTCACCTTCCAGCTCGCCGCCGCCGACCACAGACTTCAGACGCAAGATCGTCTCCATCGACTTTCTCAAAGCCGCCATCGACGCAGCCAGGATGAGCCCCGCCGATCGACCGGGCGCGCCCATCTTCGTCCAGTGCCACGGATGCTTCGACATTGTCCATCCCGGCCATATTCGCTATCTCCAGTTCGCCAAGAGTCAGGGGAGCGTCCTGATCGTCTCCATCACCGGTGACGCCGCCATCGACAAGGGCAGCGTCCGGCCCTACATCCCCCAGGAACTCCGCGCCGAAAACCTCGCCGCCCTCGAAATCGTCGACTACGTCGTCATCGATCCCAATCCCACCGCGTCCAAGCTCCTCGCGACCGTCAAGCCCGACATCTACGTCAAGGGCGAAGAATACGCCGTCAGCCGCGACCCGCGATTCCTCGACGAGAAGAAAGTCGTCGAGTCCTACGGCGGCCGCGTCCTCTTCTCCAGCGGGCAGGTCGTCTTCAGTTCCACCCGGCTCGGCGAAGGCATGGAGCGCAGCGCCGGCGACCGTGACGAACTGGCTGATGCCCGGCTGGGGCACATGTGCCGACGGCATCACATCTCGTCCGTCCAACTCGTGACAACGCTCGAAGCAATGCGCGGCAAGCGCGTTGTCATCCTCGGCGACCTCGCTATCGAGGAGTACGTCCTCTGCGACGCAAAGGGCCTCGCCGGTGAATCGCCGATGATGTCGCTCACCGAACTCGACCGCCGCGAGCACCTCGGCGCCGCCGCGATCCTCGCCGCACAGTGCGCCGCCCTCGGCGCATCGCCCGTCCTCATTACCGTCCTCGGCCGAGACGAGTCATCCACCCGCGCCGTCAAACAACTCGAAGATCGCGGCGTCACGATTCTGGCGGCGGCCCGGCGCGACGAATTGCCGCGACGCACCCGTTTCCTCGTTGACGACCAGAAGATGCTCAAGCTCGATCGCGGCGCCCCGCGGCCCCTCGACTCCGCCGGGCAGCGGCGCGTCATCGACCTCGCACTCACCGCCGCCGGGCCCATCGACCTCGCCCTCTACTACAACGCCGGCTACGGCCTCTTCTCCTCCGGCCTGCTGGAGCAGCTTGGCGTCCAGCTTCGCGAACGCGCTCCGATCCTCGCCGGCATGGCCGCCGAGCCCAACGGCAGTCTGCTCCACATGACCAACGCGGACCTGCTCCACGTTTCCGAGCGCCGCCTGCGGTCCGCCACCGCCGACTATGCCGGGGGGCTCTCATCCTCCGCCTACGACCTCATGGCCGCTACCAGCGCCGCCGGGCTGATCGTCACCCTCGGCAAGCGCGGCCTCGTCACCTTTGACCGGCCGACCCACGACCGCACCGATCCTGCGTGGATCGACCGTCTGCTCAGCGAGCATTTCCCCTCGTTCGCGTCGCACGTCGTCGATCGCCTCGGCGCGGCCGAGTGCCAGCTCGCGGTCGCGGCCCTGGCTCGCGCCGGCGGTGCAACGCTCATGCAGTCGGCCTACCTCGCCCAGGCCGTCGCGGCCCTTCAGGTTGTCCGACAAGGCCCGCTCGAGGTTTCGCTCGATCAACTTGAGAACTGGCTCCGCCGCCGCCCCGAACTGGCGGACCCCGCCGCGAGCGACGCCAGGAGCGGCACGCCGCGTGAAGACGATCACCGCGCGGCCCCCAGCGCGAATCGCCGGGTAGCCCAAGAAGCGAAGCAAAGTGGCCGTGCCCACGGAGCGAAGCGAATCAACCCAGCGACGACCCAAGAACCCGCCCCTCTTCCGTAG
- the sdhA gene encoding succinate dehydrogenase flavoprotein subunit, translating to MAKQRVAMIGGGLAGLAGAMKLAEDGFAVDLVSMVPVKRSHSVCAQGGINSVNDTTRAQGDSEWKHLDDTVYGGDFLNHQPPVKEMTDWGPKVIDLLDRLGVPFNRTGEGHLDRRRFGGTLYKRTAFAGATTGQQLLYALDEQVRRYGSEGLIKNWEFYEFLGLVLDDAGVCRGCIVQNMFTMDIVALRADAVVMATGGCGLIYGKSTMSMICTGGANSRVFQEGVKYANGEFIQVHPTAVPGADKLRLMSESARGEGGRVWVPRTPQDRRDPRSIPEAERYYFLEERYPTYGNLVPRDIATREIFHVCANEGLSVEKNDFCVYLDLTHLPGTTHHKLEGILAIYEKFAGADPRVTPMKIFPAVHYSMGGLWVDFAKDAKSGGLILGDPRNQQTNVPGVFAIGEADYQYHGANRLGANSLLSCIFAGLITAPSITSYFKSVKSTAADQPASLFDAAVRKHKDRFDALVARTGNENAYKLHEELGRTMTQNVTVVRHNDKIKETLARIDELSARYQKAPLADTGMWTNQNLSFTRALGDMLILAKVIAQGALQRDECRGAHYKPDFEIAGLDPDAGNLADQARKWCEIFKTRNDKWLKTTVAEHGKDGPKLSYEAVDTSLVHPRPRTYGLKGAEEIERIWKTEFSGKPAKEPAAV from the coding sequence ATGGCTAAGCAACGTGTCGCAATGATCGGTGGCGGGCTGGCCGGCCTCGCCGGCGCGATGAAGCTCGCAGAGGACGGCTTTGCCGTCGATCTCGTGAGCATGGTTCCCGTCAAGCGCTCGCACAGCGTCTGCGCACAGGGCGGCATCAACAGCGTCAACGACACCACCCGCGCCCAGGGCGACAGCGAGTGGAAGCACCTCGACGACACCGTCTATGGCGGCGACTTTCTGAATCACCAGCCCCCGGTCAAGGAGATGACCGATTGGGGTCCCAAGGTCATCGACCTCCTCGATCGTCTCGGCGTCCCCTTCAACCGCACCGGCGAAGGTCACCTCGACCGGCGGCGATTCGGCGGGACACTCTACAAGCGCACCGCATTCGCCGGAGCGACCACCGGCCAGCAGCTTCTCTACGCGCTCGACGAGCAGGTGCGCCGCTACGGGTCCGAGGGCCTCATCAAGAACTGGGAGTTCTACGAGTTTCTCGGTCTCGTCCTCGATGATGCCGGCGTCTGTCGCGGTTGCATCGTCCAGAACATGTTCACCATGGACATCGTCGCCCTCCGCGCCGATGCCGTCGTCATGGCCACCGGCGGCTGCGGGCTGATCTACGGCAAGAGCACCATGTCGATGATCTGCACCGGCGGGGCGAACAGCCGCGTCTTTCAGGAAGGCGTCAAATACGCCAACGGCGAATTCATCCAGGTCCACCCCACCGCCGTGCCCGGCGCGGACAAGCTTCGCCTGATGAGCGAGAGCGCCCGCGGTGAGGGCGGCCGCGTCTGGGTTCCGCGCACGCCGCAGGACAGGCGCGATCCCCGTTCAATTCCCGAGGCCGAGCGCTATTACTTCCTCGAAGAGCGCTATCCGACATACGGCAACCTCGTCCCGCGCGACATCGCCACCCGGGAAATCTTCCACGTCTGCGCCAACGAGGGCCTCAGCGTCGAGAAGAACGACTTCTGCGTCTATCTCGACCTGACCCATCTGCCGGGCACGACGCATCACAAGCTCGAGGGCATTCTCGCCATCTACGAGAAATTCGCCGGCGCGGACCCTCGCGTCACGCCGATGAAAATCTTCCCCGCCGTCCACTATTCAATGGGCGGCCTGTGGGTCGATTTCGCGAAAGACGCCAAGAGCGGCGGCCTGATCCTGGGCGACCCGCGCAATCAGCAGACCAATGTTCCCGGCGTCTTCGCCATCGGCGAGGCCGACTATCAGTACCACGGGGCCAATCGCCTCGGCGCCAATTCGCTGCTCTCGTGCATCTTCGCGGGGCTCATCACGGCTCCGTCGATCACCAGCTACTTCAAGTCGGTCAAGTCGACCGCCGCCGATCAGCCCGCCTCGCTTTTCGATGCCGCCGTGCGCAAGCACAAGGATCGCTTCGACGCCCTCGTCGCCCGCACCGGCAATGAGAACGCCTACAAGCTGCACGAAGAGCTCGGCCGCACCATGACGCAGAACGTCACCGTCGTCCGGCACAACGACAAGATCAAAGAGACCCTCGCCCGCATCGACGAGCTTTCGGCCCGCTACCAGAAGGCCCCGCTCGCCGACACCGGCATGTGGACCAATCAGAATCTCTCCTTTACCCGGGCCCTCGGCGACATGCTGATCCTGGCAAAGGTGATCGCCCAAGGGGCGCTGCAGCGCGACGAGTGCCGCGGGGCCCACTACAAGCCCGACTTCGAGATCGCCGGCCTCGATCCCGACGCCGGAAACCTCGCCGACCAGGCCCGCAAGTGGTGCGAGATCTTCAAGACGCGCAACGACAAGTGGCTCAAGACGACCGTCGCCGAGCATGGCAAGGACGGCCCCAAGCTCTCCTACGAGGCCGTGGACACGTCTCTCGTTCATCCCCGGCCTCGCACATACGGGCTCAAGGGGGCCGAGGAAATCGAGCGCATCTGGAAGACCGAATTCTCCGGCAAGCCCGCCAAAGAACCCGCCGCCGTGTAG
- a CDS encoding succinate dehydrogenase, with product MATPTSDALTFEQKHHFLLRKLHSLSGIVPIGAFLIEHLLTNSRAFDWFGLFKGGREVFNEEVHWIHNLPYLLALEIGFIFLPLAFHALYGIRIAMTAEFNTRSYPYMDNRRFTLQRVTGYIAFLFLIVHLLKFRFAHWVGWGPEFIGSEDPFEVTRNGMQAWQPIKGFIVPVWVTMTMYIVGLWAACFHFGNGIWSFCISWGITVGQKAQDRVRLVGMGVAALLFIWGLGSLYALGTAKAPGQEEKQAAVISAESH from the coding sequence TTGGCCACTCCTACTTCCGACGCACTAACCTTTGAGCAGAAGCATCATTTTCTGCTCCGAAAACTCCATTCTCTCAGCGGCATCGTCCCGATCGGCGCCTTCCTCATTGAGCACCTCCTGACCAACTCGCGGGCCTTCGACTGGTTTGGCCTTTTCAAAGGAGGTCGCGAAGTCTTCAACGAGGAAGTTCACTGGATCCACAATCTGCCGTATCTCCTTGCGTTGGAAATAGGTTTCATATTCCTGCCCCTCGCTTTCCACGCCCTTTACGGCATTCGCATCGCCATGACCGCCGAGTTCAACACCCGCTCCTATCCCTATATGGACAACCGCCGGTTCACGCTTCAACGCGTCACCGGCTACATCGCTTTTCTCTTTCTCATTGTCCATCTGCTCAAGTTCCGCTTCGCCCACTGGGTCGGCTGGGGGCCCGAGTTCATCGGCAGCGAGGACCCGTTCGAGGTCACGCGAAATGGCATGCAGGCCTGGCAACCTATTAAGGGCTTCATCGTTCCAGTGTGGGTGACGATGACCATGTACATCGTCGGACTCTGGGCCGCCTGTTTCCACTTCGGCAACGGCATTTGGAGTTTCTGCATTAGTTGGGGAATTACCGTCGGACAGAAGGCACAGGACCGCGTCCGTCTCGTCGGCATGGGTGTCGCGGCGCTCCTGTTCATCTGGGGTCTCGGCAGTTTGTACGCCCTGGGTACCGCCAAAGCCCCGGGCCAGGAAGAAAAGCAGGCCGCGGTGATCTCCGCCGAATCACACTGA
- a CDS encoding type II toxin-antitoxin system HicA family toxin, with translation MKLPRNVSGNALVAALVRFGYRQVRQRGSHVHLVTDRYGEHHVVVPEHRPIKPGTLAQVLKQVAEHHSMTRDELVEHLKL, from the coding sequence GTGAAGTTGCCGCGCAACGTGTCTGGTAACGCTCTTGTCGCCGCCCTTGTCAGGTTCGGCTATCGACAAGTCCGGCAGCGGGGCAGCCATGTCCACCTCGTAACGGATCGGTACGGCGAGCACCACGTGGTTGTCCCTGAGCATCGGCCGATCAAGCCGGGCACGCTCGCTCAGGTTCTCAAGCAGGTTGCCGAACACCACAGCATGACGCGCGACGAACTGGTGGAACATCTCAAGCTCTGA
- a CDS encoding 2-oxoisovalerate dehydrogenase translates to MDEIVFIVQEEEEAGGYSAVCHRYGVFTQGDNLDDLRANVTEAVECRFADESVKPRQIRLHFVRDEVIAA, encoded by the coding sequence ATCGACGAGATTGTCTTCATTGTACAGGAAGAAGAGGAAGCCGGCGGTTACAGCGCGGTCTGCCACCGATACGGCGTGTTCACGCAGGGCGACAACCTCGACGATCTCCGCGCCAACGTAACCGAGGCTGTCGAGTGTCGTTTCGCCGATGAATCGGTCAAACCGCGACAGATACGCCTCCACTTTGTTCGCGACGAGGTCATCGCCGCGTGA
- the lepA gene encoding elongation factor 4, which translates to MEISRIRNFSIIAHIDHGKSTLADRLLLRCGAITEREFREQFLDDMDLEREMGITIKANRACLNYKYPGPRTVAPDGVTSPLPGDYILNLIDTPGHVDFHYEVSRALAACEGVLLLVDATQGIEAQTLANAYKAIEAGLVIIPVINKIDLPSARAEDIALELEQVLSIPAEDAIFASAKVGTGVEDILYAVVERIPSPTGDINKPLKALIYDAKVDVHRGVVCHMRVLDGVVRKGDKVRLMAAGRTYQVSDVGVFAPKITSKPELDAGRVGYIFAGIKTIRDVNIGDTITHESRPCDAALQGYRPPQQMVFCDFYPGPGTTSAELREAMETLWLNDSSFNFTPAASAALGVGFRCGFLGLLHMKIIQERLERESEVDLVQTAPTVGFEVVFKDGAVRIIESPADLPGPDQITEIREPYVRCEIITPSRYIGAVMQLSEERRGSQKRTEYLSPERVVLTYEFPLAEVIYDFFDRLKSVTSGYATMDYELIGFRPDDLVKLNILVNGTPVDALSVIVHRSRAEMRGRRLIIRLKKEISRHLFEIPIQAAIGGKIIARESIKPVRKDVTAKCYGGDVSRKRKLLEKQKEGKKRMKSVGSVNIPQSAFMAVLDSSDD; encoded by the coding sequence GTGGAAATAAGCCGCATACGAAATTTCTCGATCATTGCCCATATTGACCACGGCAAGAGCACCCTTGCCGATCGTCTCCTCCTGCGCTGCGGGGCCATCACCGAACGCGAATTCCGCGAGCAGTTCCTCGATGACATGGACCTCGAACGCGAGATGGGCATCACGATCAAGGCCAACCGCGCCTGCCTGAACTACAAGTACCCCGGACCGCGCACAGTTGCCCCTGACGGCGTGACCAGCCCCTTGCCCGGCGACTACATCCTCAATCTCATCGACACGCCCGGCCATGTCGACTTCCATTACGAAGTCAGCCGCGCCCTCGCCGCCTGTGAAGGCGTCCTGCTCCTCGTCGATGCTACGCAGGGCATCGAGGCCCAGACCCTCGCCAATGCCTACAAGGCCATCGAAGCCGGTCTGGTCATCATTCCGGTCATCAACAAGATCGACCTGCCTTCTGCGCGTGCCGAGGACATCGCCCTGGAACTGGAACAGGTCCTCTCCATTCCCGCCGAAGACGCCATCTTCGCCTCGGCCAAAGTCGGCACCGGCGTCGAGGACATTCTCTACGCCGTAGTCGAGCGCATACCGTCGCCGACAGGCGATATTAACAAGCCCCTCAAGGCGCTCATCTACGACGCGAAGGTCGACGTCCATCGCGGCGTCGTCTGCCACATGCGCGTGCTCGACGGCGTCGTCCGCAAGGGCGACAAAGTGCGCCTCATGGCCGCCGGCCGCACCTATCAGGTTAGTGATGTGGGTGTCTTCGCGCCGAAGATCACCAGCAAGCCCGAACTCGACGCCGGTCGCGTCGGCTACATCTTCGCAGGCATCAAAACAATTCGCGACGTGAACATCGGCGACACCATCACCCACGAAAGCCGCCCGTGTGATGCCGCCCTTCAGGGCTATCGCCCGCCGCAGCAGATGGTCTTTTGCGACTTCTACCCCGGCCCCGGCACCACCAGCGCCGAGCTGCGCGAGGCGATGGAAACCCTCTGGCTCAACGATTCAAGCTTCAACTTCACGCCCGCGGCCAGCGCCGCCCTCGGCGTCGGCTTTCGATGCGGTTTCCTCGGCCTCCTCCACATGAAGATCATTCAGGAGCGACTTGAGCGCGAGAGCGAGGTCGATCTGGTCCAGACCGCGCCGACCGTCGGTTTTGAAGTCGTCTTCAAGGACGGCGCGGTGCGCATCATCGAGTCGCCCGCCGACCTGCCCGGCCCCGACCAGATCACCGAGATCCGCGAGCCCTACGTCCGCTGCGAGATCATCACCCCCTCGCGATACATCGGCGCCGTCATGCAGCTATCCGAGGAGCGGCGTGGCTCGCAAAAGCGCACCGAATACCTTTCGCCCGAGCGCGTCGTGCTGACTTACGAGTTCCCGCTGGCCGAGGTGATCTACGACTTCTTCGACCGGCTCAAGAGCGTCACCAGTGGATACGCCACCATGGACTACGAACTGATCGGCTTCCGCCCCGACGACCTCGTCAAGCTCAACATCCTCGTGAACGGCACACCGGTCGACGCCCTCAGCGTCATTGTCCACCGCAGTCGCGCCGAGATGCGCGGCCGCCGACTCATCATCCGGCTCAAAAAGGAGATTTCACGTCACCTTTTCGAAATCCCCATCCAGGCGGCCATCGGCGGCAAGATCATCGCCCGCGAGTCGATCAAGCCCGTCCGCAAGGATGTGACCGCCAAGTGCTACGGCGGCGACGTCAGCCGCAAGCGCAAGCTGCTGGAAAAGCAAAAGGAAGGCAAGAAGCGCATGAAGAGCGTCGGCAGCGTCAACATCCCGCAGTCCGCCTTCATGGCCGTGCTGGATTCGTCCGACGACTAG
- a CDS encoding HDOD domain-containing protein: MTAANTTVANPEHVELLLSRLDELPPLAPVATHILALTQDDKGSIRRLTELVSSDPSLAARVLSACSKAAVAARPESMTIDKAVAMLGFETIRHLTLAQKILEVFSLPQDPAEVGGLDRAEFWRHCLAVACASRRIAQALAPGVNPEEAFVLGLLHDLGKIALDCALPKSFARVLKRSEETRAEFTDVERAVLGVDHTVVGRRLAERWGLPQAIIDVIWLHHHPPEALPEDLAAARYIKVVQLADAMAREHNIGFSGNLGSTLASPKLSALLGLTEAARVGIIESIADELQSRSTWIGQDQSGGREVYLRALLKTSEQLTSVNTRLAEQNRRLQRSARYLAAIDELNRQVTPGLSLRQTAAIGAGAMQAILELRSAVVFVPSPSGSWLELGISDGTTRFRLEQFNEQVADFRVALKNAAELARGGAWILPPDRSLDSLIDRCRPDLGAGTVWLLPILSRNQPIAGVLFVAQADSVTSFRDESAEIAAMGAALGLAIAQAQAQSAAASLAEHLAAANRRLAAIQPDLLRARSLESVAAIVTGAAHELNNPLAVISGRAQLLATGVDNDETKRDLETIAAQAGLCSEILKDLLSFTQPAIVRPESVDIAALLNSIISDMASEGLLDATAMSLDLPPACPVIWFDPEALSVVFRELIDNALEATQPKGRRLSIKAATDLTEENLVVTCADNGRGMTPDVLARAMDPFFSHRPAGRGRGVGLSRVHRLLEAGGGSIRLESRPGIGTEAQLRLPIRRTQVSDASNAG, translated from the coding sequence ATGACCGCCGCAAATACAACCGTCGCAAACCCCGAGCATGTCGAGCTACTGCTCTCCCGGCTCGACGAATTGCCGCCGCTCGCACCCGTAGCCACTCACATTCTCGCGCTGACCCAGGATGACAAGGGCAGCATCCGCCGCCTCACCGAACTCGTCTCCAGCGATCCATCTCTCGCGGCGCGCGTTCTATCGGCCTGCTCCAAGGCCGCCGTCGCCGCCAGGCCGGAATCGATGACCATCGACAAGGCCGTGGCGATGCTCGGTTTCGAGACAATTCGTCACCTGACCCTCGCCCAGAAAATCCTCGAAGTATTCTCCCTGCCGCAGGACCCCGCGGAAGTCGGCGGCCTCGATCGCGCCGAGTTCTGGCGTCATTGTCTCGCTGTGGCCTGCGCCTCTCGCCGCATCGCACAGGCCCTCGCCCCCGGCGTGAATCCCGAAGAGGCCTTTGTTCTTGGTCTCCTTCACGATCTGGGAAAGATCGCCCTGGACTGCGCCCTGCCGAAGAGCTTTGCGCGTGTCCTGAAGCGCTCAGAGGAAACGCGCGCCGAATTCACCGACGTCGAGAGAGCAGTTCTCGGCGTCGACCACACGGTCGTCGGACGCCGCCTCGCCGAGCGCTGGGGCCTGCCTCAGGCCATCATCGATGTCATCTGGCTGCACCATCATCCGCCCGAGGCCCTTCCCGAAGACCTTGCCGCCGCGCGCTACATCAAAGTCGTACAGCTTGCCGACGCCATGGCCCGAGAGCACAACATCGGCTTTTCCGGCAATCTCGGCTCCACCCTCGCCTCGCCCAAACTGTCGGCCCTGCTCGGTCTGACGGAAGCCGCTCGGGTCGGCATCATCGAATCCATTGCGGATGAACTTCAATCCCGCTCTACATGGATCGGACAGGACCAGTCCGGCGGCCGCGAGGTCTATCTCCGCGCACTGCTCAAGACCAGCGAACAGCTTACCTCGGTCAACACGCGACTGGCCGAGCAGAATCGTCGCCTTCAAAGAAGCGCACGCTACTTGGCCGCCATTGATGAACTCAATCGACAAGTGACGCCCGGACTCTCCTTGCGCCAGACCGCCGCAATAGGCGCCGGCGCCATGCAGGCGATTCTGGAACTTCGTAGCGCCGTTGTGTTCGTTCCATCGCCCTCCGGGTCCTGGCTGGAGCTCGGCATCTCCGATGGAACGACTCGTTTCCGATTGGAACAGTTCAACGAGCAGGTGGCCGACTTTCGAGTGGCCCTCAAGAACGCCGCCGAGCTAGCTCGCGGCGGAGCCTGGATACTTCCGCCGGATCGATCGCTGGATAGCCTGATCGATCGGTGCCGCCCGGACCTCGGCGCAGGCACCGTTTGGCTGCTTCCCATTCTCTCAAGAAACCAACCGATAGCGGGCGTTTTATTCGTTGCCCAGGCCGATTCCGTCACTTCGTTTCGCGACGAATCCGCCGAGATCGCCGCGATGGGCGCCGCCCTCGGCCTCGCAATCGCTCAGGCTCAGGCGCAATCCGCGGCCGCTTCCCTCGCCGAGCATCTCGCCGCCGCCAATCGAAGACTCGCCGCCATTCAACCTGACCTCCTTCGCGCTCGCTCCCTCGAATCCGTCGCCGCCATCGTCACCGGGGCCGCCCACGAACTGAACAATCCGCTTGCCGTCATCTCCGGTCGGGCACAGCTCCTCGCCACAGGGGTCGATAATGACGAGACCAAAAGGGACCTTGAAACCATCGCCGCCCAGGCCGGGTTGTGCAGCGAAATCCTGAAGGACCTGCTGTCCTTCACCCAACCGGCCATCGTCCGGCCCGAGTCCGTCGATATCGCGGCCCTCCTGAATTCAATCATTTCTGACATGGCGTCCGAGGGATTATTGGATGCCACTGCCATGTCCTTGGACCTGCCTCCCGCGTGCCCGGTTATCTGGTTTGATCCCGAGGCTTTGAGCGTAGTGTTCCGGGAACTGATCGATAATGCGCTCGAAGCGACGCAGCCCAAAGGGCGTCGTTTGTCGATCAAGGCCGCGACCGATCTGACCGAAGAAAACCTTGTTGTGACCTGTGCCGACAACGGCCGGGGAATGACACCCGATGTTCTGGCCCGTGCGATGGATCCTTTCTTTTCGCACCGGCCTGCGGGTCGCGGCAGAGGAGTCGGCCTCTCGCGCGTTCATCGCCTGCTCGAAGCGGGTGGTGGATCGATCCGCTTGGAGAGCCGCCCGGGCATCGGGACTGAGGCCCAGCTCCGCCTTCCGATTCGTCGGACACAAGTGTCCGATGCGTCGAACGCGGGCTGA
- a CDS encoding response regulator, whose translation MYPRKPLDERQAVAEALAAEGPEWRVKSVFTTGEVAEICKISQQTVIRCFDSGRLKGFRVPGSKFRRVPRAELIRFMKTNEIPIENLDSGKRRVLIVDDDPAIVDMLVDIIGRDGRFEVKAASNGFDAGALTKEFRPDVVLLDFMLPDINGNVVCQRIKSDPELAHTKIIIVSGAVAPAEIDTLKAAGADEFIQKPFDIARLIESIADLVAA comes from the coding sequence ATGTACCCGCGAAAACCGTTGGACGAGCGACAGGCCGTGGCCGAAGCCCTGGCTGCCGAAGGACCGGAGTGGCGTGTGAAATCTGTTTTCACAACTGGCGAAGTCGCCGAGATCTGCAAGATCAGTCAGCAGACGGTCATCCGCTGCTTCGACAGCGGTCGTCTCAAAGGCTTTCGCGTACCCGGTTCGAAGTTTCGCCGAGTTCCCCGAGCCGAGCTGATTCGGTTCATGAAGACCAACGAGATCCCGATCGAGAACCTCGACTCGGGCAAGCGCCGTGTGCTCATTGTCGACGACGATCCCGCCATCGTGGACATGCTGGTGGACATCATCGGCCGCGACGGTCGTTTCGAGGTAAAGGCCGCCTCCAACGGCTTTGACGCCGGCGCTTTGACCAAGGAGTTTCGGCCCGACGTGGTTCTGCTCGACTTCATGCTCCCCGACATCAACGGCAACGTCGTCTGCCAGCGCATCAAGAGCGATCCCGAACTGGCCCATACAAAAATCATCATCGTATCCGGTGCCGTAGCGCCGGCGGAGATCGATACGCTCAAGGCGGCCGGAGCGGACGAGTTCATCCAGAAGCCGTTTGACATCGCCCGGCTCATCGAATCGATTGCCGATCTTGTCGCGGCGTAA